The sequence GCATCGCCTTGTTGGGCCAGGCGCTTCGCGCCCTGGCACCACGCAAACAAGGCTGACGCAACGCATATTTTTCGCGTTTTACGTCAATGTGTTACGGCTAACTTTTGTCGTCATCGCCTCGCCTTCGCCATGCCTGACCGACCGGATAGCACCACCTCTGGCCATGTCGGCGCATCGGCTGGACCAAACGATTCCATCCAACTGGCTCTAAGGGATTGGGCCAGCACCTCGTAGTCTGAACTCCACAACATTCCGGCGATAACGCCAGAGCGCCCCCCACAGAAGCGCCCGGCCATCGTCGCAGCCCAAGGAGATTCAGATGTCGAACGCAGCCCAACCCACCGCCGAATTTCTCGCCGCCTTCGCCGAGGCCTGGAACCGTCACGACCTCGACGCGCTGATGAGCTTCATGGCCGACGATTGCGCCTTCCACGCCACCGCCGGCCCCGACGAACTGGGTCGCAGCTTCATCGGCCGCGAGGCCGTGCGTCAGGGCTTCGAGCTGGCCTGGCAGACCTTCCCCGATGCCGCCTGGCTCGATGGCGACCATTTCGTGGCCGGCGACCGGGGCGTATCGGAGTTGACCTTCTGCGGCACCAAGGCCGACGGCACCCGCATCGAGGCGCGCATGGTGGATATCTTCACCTTCCGCGACGGCAAGATCGCGGTAAAGAACGCCTTCCGCAAGGATCGCCCGCCGGTCGCCACGGCCAGCCGCTGATCCCGCCGACGACGCTCACCAAGGACACCCACCATGGATGCCAACGCCGTATTGCGCGAGGCGGTCGCCGGAGTCGCCACCGCCCCGTCCCGCCCGTATGACCCGGCCTACGACCCGCTGGTCAGCCCGACGCCGGGCCAGGGCCGCGACTATGCCCCCACCTACTGGATCGGTACCGCTGGCGAACCGCCGGCCGACGACGGGCCGATCACCCATGACATCGATGTCGATGTGGCCATCATCGGCTCGGGCTTCACCGGCCTGACCACCGCCATCCACCTGGCGCAGGAATACGGCATCAAGGCCACCGTGCTCGAAGCCAACCGCTCGGCCTGGGGCTGCAGCACCCGCAACGGCGGGCAGGCACAGTGCGCCTCGGGCCGGCTCAAGCGCTCGCAGTGGATCACCCGCTACGGCCTGGAGGCCGCGCTGGCCCTGCATCGCGAGTGTGTCGACGGCATGGAGACCTTCAAGGGCCTGATCGCCGATATCGACTGCGACCCGCAACCCGGCGGCCACCTCTACATCGCCCACCGCCCGCGCATCATGCCCATCCTCGAAAAGGAAGCGAAGCTGCTGCGCGAGACCTTCAACTACGACGCGCGCATCTTCGACGCCGCCACCGTCAAGAACGAATGGGTCGGCGACGAGGAGGCCTGCGGCGCCATGCACGAGCCCGAGGGCATCGGCATCCACGCCGGCAAGCTGGCCTTCGGCTACCTCAAGAAAGCCCGCGCGCTGGGCGCCACGGTGCACCCGGCCAGCCCGGTACAGGGCTGGGAAACGCGCGGTGGCGTGCATTACCTGAAGACGCCGGGCGGCGTGGTGCGTGCCCGCGCGGTCGGGATCTGCACCGGCGGCTATACCTCGAACCACCTGCACCGCGAGCTGAAGAACCGGCTGCTGCCGATCCTTTCGAACTCGATCGTCACCCGGCCGCTGACGGCGCAGGAGATCGACGCCTGCGGCCTGCGCACCACCCAGGTGATCACCGACACCCGCGTGCTGCGCCACTACTACCGGCTGATGCCCGACAACCGCCTGCAGATCGGCAGCCGCAGCGCCATCACCGGCCACGACGCGCCGCAAAAGCAGTTCGAGCAGCGCCTGATCGCCGACATGGAGCGCAAGTTCCCGGCGCTCAAGGGCGTCCAGATCGACTACTCGTGGTGGGGCTGGGTGGACGTGAGCCACGACATGATGCCGCGCATCCACCAGCCCGATCCGAAGGAGACGATCTACTACGCGCTCGGCTACGGCGGCAACGGCGTGATGTACTCGGCCCAGGCCGGCAAGCGCCTGGCGCAGTGGATCGCCGGCAAGGGGCAGGACCTGACCCTGCCGATCTTCACCTCGCGGCTGCCCTTCCCG comes from Denitromonas sp. and encodes:
- a CDS encoding nuclear transport factor 2 family protein, with amino-acid sequence MSNAAQPTAEFLAAFAEAWNRHDLDALMSFMADDCAFHATAGPDELGRSFIGREAVRQGFELAWQTFPDAAWLDGDHFVAGDRGVSELTFCGTKADGTRIEARMVDIFTFRDGKIAVKNAFRKDRPPVATASR
- a CDS encoding FAD-binding oxidoreductase; this translates as MDANAVLREAVAGVATAPSRPYDPAYDPLVSPTPGQGRDYAPTYWIGTAGEPPADDGPITHDIDVDVAIIGSGFTGLTTAIHLAQEYGIKATVLEANRSAWGCSTRNGGQAQCASGRLKRSQWITRYGLEAALALHRECVDGMETFKGLIADIDCDPQPGGHLYIAHRPRIMPILEKEAKLLRETFNYDARIFDAATVKNEWVGDEEACGAMHEPEGIGIHAGKLAFGYLKKARALGATVHPASPVQGWETRGGVHYLKTPGGVVRARAVGICTGGYTSNHLHRELKNRLLPILSNSIVTRPLTAQEIDACGLRTTQVITDTRVLRHYYRLMPDNRLQIGSRSAITGHDAPQKQFEQRLIADMERKFPALKGVQIDYSWWGWVDVSHDMMPRIHQPDPKETIYYALGYGGNGVMYSAQAGKRLAQWIAGKGQDLTLPIFTSRLPFPNIREMVESQAFAPFRRFGQRFLYRWYAYNDERP